The DNA segment GAATCATAACCGAACCGGTAGCCGCTTCGAATTAAGAAATTCCCTTTGATTTCATATTCGCCGCCCAGATGAAGATGAAATTCGCTATCCTGAATGACGATATCAGCGACCGGGAGAAAATTTTTCAATTGATATGACGCTCCCATACGGTAAGTGGACGGGAGAGAATAATCCTCATCCCGCAATTTCATTTTCCCGCCGAGATTCAGGGCCGATGCCCCCAATGTAAGTTTCGGGGTCGCTGTCATCAAAATCCCAAGATCGGCGTTCAAAGCCGATCCGCTGTAGGTTTCAATTTTTTCAAAAAACCAGCCGACCATCCCCCCGACAATAATATTGTCTGAGGCCTTAAAGGCGGCCCCGAACTTAAAAGAGAAATCATGGAGGTCAAAGGGATAATATTCACTGGTGGGAGTATTGCCTCTTCCCTGGATATCGCCAACCACTGCAAACTGGGTTCCGACAGAATAGCAGACTTCATCCTTGTCAAATGAAATATAACCGGTTTCCAGGCGGATATTCTCCCAATAGGCGTTGTGGCCGACGGCACCGCGAAGTGGTCCGGCACCATAGCCGGCGGCCGGATTGTAGGCGACCGAATAGGGATCCATGGAAACGGCAGTGAAGGCACCGCCCATGCCGGATGGCCGTGCTCCCGGTTCAACGGTCATCAGTTTCAAACCGCCCAATGAAAAAGCGGAGGGAACGGATAGAACGAAAAGAACCGTCATAATTGCAATAATTTTTGACTTCACCGGATCACCTCACTAAAAAATCAAACTGAAACCGAACAGATGATCGCTTCCCTCATCGGTGCGTTCGGCCAAAAAGGCATAATCGAATTGCAGAGCAAAACTTTTCATCATAAATTTATAACCCATGCCGGCGGTCAGGATGCCGTTGTTCAATCCGGCCCGCAACTTGAAATTATTTTTCATGTCGAATTCGCCGCCGAAACGGAACTTGGCCGACTGCTTCGTATTTTTTTCCAAATCAGCCAGAATCAGCAACTGCCTGTTTATGGTACGCCCGGAGACTCCCAGACCAAAGGTAACGGGAAACTTATCGTTTTGAGTTGCCGAAAGACTGTTGCTGGCTCCGTTCCAGGGATACTTGGCCGCGATATGATCGACAACCAGTCCGATCCGGATATCAGTTATCGGCTTTTTGTCCATGTAACCGTAGGGAAAGAGGGAATCGGCCATAATCATGATGCCGAGATTTATTCCGACCGAATTGGCATTTTGGTCGCCAAGGGTCTTGTAATAATAATTCAACTTGGTTCCGACATTCAGGGCGGGAAGAAAATGCTTGGCGAACGAAATTGCAAAATCATGCTCATTGGAACCGATGGTCGTTCCCAGATCCTGCCCGCTGGTGTTTCTTTCCGCCAGACTGCCATAGCCTGCATAGACCCAGCTGAAACCGAGGGCCGATTCCAGCCGAGTGGGGAATAACATCGAGACGAAGCCGAGTTTTCGGTCAAGTTTCATCATGCGATAGGCACTGGTGAAAGTTTTTTGCGTAACTGAGGCGATCCCGGCAGGATTATAAAGTTGACCGGCCGCGTCATCCGAGTACCCGATGTACGCCCCGCCCATGGCGGCCGGGCGGGCCTGGACCGACATCTGGAGGAACGCGCCGGCGTACCCTCCATCTTCTGCACCATACAGGATCGCGGGAATATTCAGAGTTAATGTAAAAATCAAAAACAATATGAATTTTCTGCTCATATATCCTCTTATGGTACAATAGCGAGTTTACCCCAGTAAACTTCGCCGGTTGAAAGAGCCACTTTAAAATAATAAATCCCGGCGGCGACAATGTCGCCTTTGCCGTTGCGGCCATCCCATTTATCAATGGCATAGGCGGCGTCCGGGCCGCCAATACGATATTCCGATTTCATGACGTCTTTGACCAGATTCATGGCAAAATCATAGACACTTATGCTGACACCGGCATTATGCGCCAGGGGATATCGAAAGTAAAGGGCGCCGCCGGAATAGGGGGAAAAAGGCACCGGGTAGGCATAAATATCTTTGGAGGGATCGACCACGCGATAAATCGACCAATTCGATTCCTGAATTTCCGCCAGAGCGATTTTGGCGACCCCGTCGCTGGTCCCCACCCAGAGCGTGTCCCCGACAACGCGAACAGCATAGGCGGCCTGGTCGGTCCCGATTGCGTACGGAACAGGAGGGACGGAATTAGCCAGTGTTCCGGCAATGCTGATCGTATCCCAGCTGTTGCCGCCATTGGCCGAATAAAGAAGCCCGGCATCGGTCGCGGCGAATATCTCATCCTGATAGAAATCATAGTTCCAACAGACAGTTCCGGAGTCTTTTCTTTCCCAGCCGCTGCCGTCGAGAGAAGCGGTATTGATTCCGGTATAACTGACACTGTCGGCCGGCTGCGATGTGATCCACAGCTTTTCCCCGCCGAGAAGGTTCTGGATACGCAGGGCGGTTACAAAATTGCCTGTCAACTGGCCACTTTCGGAAGTATATAAATCAGTTCTGTCAAAATGAGTCGGGTTAGTATTGGCTTGCACTATATGCCAGTTATTGGATCCGGCCGGGGCAACAGCCAAGCCTTTGCTCGAGGCCAAATAGATAGTATCATTGATTATCTTTATGGCACGGATGTAACTTTTATTCAGACTGACAGTCGGCTTGAGACTATCGCTGATGACCAGGCCCGGCTGACCGTACCAATTGACGCCGTTGGGCGAAATAAGCCA comes from the Candidatus Zixiibacteriota bacterium genome and includes:
- a CDS encoding conserved hypothetical protein (Evidence 4 : Unknown function but conserved in other organisms): MSRKFILFLIFTLTLNIPAILYGAEDGGYAGAFLQMSVQARPAAMGGAYIGYSDDAAGQLYNPAGIASVTQKTFTSAYRMMKLDRKLGFVSMLFPTRLESALGFSWVYAGYGSLAERNTSGQDLGTTIGSNEHDFAISFAKHFLPALNVGTKLNYYYKTLGDQNANSVGINLGIMIMADSLFPYGYMDKKPITDIRIGLVVDHIAAKYPWNGASNSLSATQNDKFPVTFGLGVSGRTINRQLLILADLEKNTKQSAKFRFGGEFDMKNNFKLRAGLNNGILTAGMGYKFMMKSFALQFDYAFLAERTDEGSDHLFGFSLIF
- a CDS encoding exported hypothetical protein (Evidence 5 : Unknown function); protein product: MKSKIIAIMTVLFVLSVPSAFSLGGLKLMTVEPGARPSGMGGAFTAVSMDPYSVAYNPAAGYGAGPLRGAVGHNAYWENIRLETGYISFDKDEVCYSVGTQFAVVGDIQGRGNTPTSEYYPFDLHDFSFKFGAAFKASDNIIVGGMVGWFFEKIETYSGSALNADLGILMTATPKLTLGASALNLGGKMKLRDEDYSLPSTYRMGASYQLKNFLPVADIVIQDSEFHLHLGGEYEIKGNFLIRSGYRFGYDSKDFSAGVGFVQRNFRVDYAFVPYKNNLGDSHLINLTFHL